The genomic interval ACAGAAAGCGGTGTAGAGGGCGCAATTAGCCTCTCAGCGCCTGTCAGCCGAGTACAAGGTGACCGATTCGAATCAACATTTCCTAACCACGTGCGCCAAGCTGCGAACATCATTGAGGTGAACTTACAAGCCACCTGATATCATCCCGCGCCTGAAGACACGGGAATCCCACGGCACCGCACCGCTGAGTTGGGATATTACGGTTTGCAGTCCACCACCTCTGTCCGAGGTTGGAATCCTCGGGAGAGGTCATGAAGGTAGACTCCGGGCTGTGCCAACCAGCCGGTACTCCTATCTCCGCCCAAGTTGGGCGCAGACTCGGAGTTACTTTCGTTGATGTTGAGACGGATGTTTTCCGCCCCGTTCACGTCAGCATTGAACGCCGCATCACACGACTCGCACACGTACAACCCGCGCTCGACACGCTGACTATCGTCCTTTCTACCGCAGACGCAACACGTCTTGCTCGTGTCGCGCTCTGAAACTCCTACGACTTCGATACCCGCGACTTTCGCTTTGTATGTGAGTAGCTTCGTGAAGCGGTCGAACGCCCATCCGTGCAAGTCGAGGTTGCCGTGCCGACCCCAGTTCTTTGACTCGCCGTTTTCGTCGTCGCGGATACCAGCGAGCTTGCCGATGTTGATGCGGCACACGCCGTTCTCGACACACCGTTCAACGATATGTTTGGCGAGGGAGTGGAAGATGTGCGTGCGGCGCTCCGACCATTTCGCGTGCAGACGAGTGGCTTCAGAACCCCCGCTGTCATCGCACTTGGCGATTTCTTTCGGGAAGTAGTACCCGTCTTGCTTCAAGCGGTTGCCGGGATACAAGTCGGCTTCTTCGGTGCTGTATGAGACCGCAGCGAAGTTACAGATGCCGAGGTCGATACCAGCCGTCTCGTCTCCCGGTGCGTCAGGGGTGTCCACTTCGTGTTTGCAGACGAGGTGCAACCCCCACTGTCGCTTGGCCGGGTCGTAGACCGCCCGGACTTGCTGGATGTTTTCGACAGTGGTCTCGGGACGAGTCTCGTACTCGATGAGGATGTAGTCCCAGTCTCGCGGGTGGTCTTTGTGATTCGTCCCTTTCGAGAGACGAACTCGCTCGTTCTTCGTGTCGTGACGGATGCCTTTCTGTTTCCACGTCACCGTGCTTCGTGGGTGTTCTTCGTGGACGCGGTTGCCGTGGTCGTCGTAGTAGTTTTTCTTGCGGTATCCGGGCGGGTTTGCTCGGGCGTCTTCCTTGCGTTTGCCGAACCACGAGGTGAAGGCTTCAGCGAGTTCTTCCAGAACGCGCTGACTGGACTGACTGTGCAGTCCCTTGTAGGTTGGATGCGTCTTCAGCTCGCGTTTGAGTTCGGCTTCGTCGGGAATCTCGCCCGTGTCATCCCACTGTTCGCGGGAGAAGTAGTTAGCGACGTTCCACAGCTTCGACGCACTCCACCCGTGACAGTCGAGCATCTCAGCCACTTGTGAGTAGTTGAGGATTTTGGCTCGGTAGGTGCGGTGGGTGTGCATCGTGAAACGCGCTCATAAGTGTGACAGAGGCGTGGACTCATAACAGAGCTAGTGGTGTTATGAGTACCGCTAACTGACTCCCGACGCTGGCTCCTGCTGTTTGTTATCGTCAAACACACTTTTGCATGAGGTAATTCCTCCACAGAAGGCCGCAAAGAGAGCAACCCAACCCAATCCGAGCAGAGTCGATTACCTACGAACCGTTGTCGTTCACCAAATAGAACAGTCCTTCACCCGTATTACTGGCTTCGCGGACCACTGCGTAAATATCAAACGTCATCAGGAGACAGTCTAACGAGTCGGTTTGTGTTAGTTTCCTGTTGGTTATTCAAAAATATTTATTAATGCATGTCACAACTGGTAACGCGCAGCATGCAGCGACGCAAATACCTCAAAGGCATGGCGACGGCCGCAGGAATCGTCACAGTCTCATCCACTGGGAACGCCCAAGTTTGGGACTCCGATGAACTATCGAAGGGTGAGGAACCAAAGAACCCGTCACCTCCACGAAAGGGCGACTCAGTAATGGGGCTCACAGATCAAATCGATACAGTCAATGTAGGCATTATCGGCCTCGGAAACCGAGGCTTCTCGATGACCCAACTCATCGATGCGATGGCACCCGACAAAGGAGTAATCAAGGCCATCTGTGATATCCGGGAAAAACCAGTCGAGGAGATGTCCGACTGGATTAAAGAAGAAGGAAAGAACGACCCACCAGCGACATACTCGGGGTCGAAAAACAGCTGGCGAAAGCTGGTCCAGCGAGATGACCTCGACCTCGTCTTCGTCTTTACTCCTCACCAGGCACACACACCGATGGCGGAGTATGCGATGAAGAAAGGGAAGCACGTCGCTGTCGAAGTACCAGCGGCTACGACGATCCAGGAATGCTGGACACTGGTCGACACTGCTGAAAAGACCCAGAAGCAGTGCGTGATGCTTGAGAACGTCTGCTACTTCGATATAGAGATGTGGGTCCTCAACATGGTCCGCCAAGGGGTGTTCGGTGACAAACTCACCTATGCCTCTGGAGGGTACATCCATAATCTTGTCGCAGAGTACTTCTTCGAAGCGTACTGGAAGGATTGGCGGTCGAAGAACCACCGTAAATACAAGGGTGATCTCTATCCGACTCACGGACTGGGGCCGATTGCCTTCTACATGGGTATCAATCGCGGTGACCGGTTAGAGTACATCGCGAGCCAGGAGAGCCCAGAGACTCAGCTGACTGAACGGGCTAAGGAGTTGCCCGAAGACCATTGGGCCCATGGCGCTGACGACTGGGCGAACGGTGACACGACGCGTTCGGAGATTCTAACGGAACAGGACCGCCAAATCCACCTGCAATTCGACGTAAAGACGAACAGAGGGTATAGTAGAAAGAACGAACTCGCGGGAGTCGATGCGTACCACGAAGGATTCCCAAGCCAACTCGCTGTCGACAGCGAGGGCCATGGGTTCGTCGACGATGCAACCTACGACCAGTACTATGAGGAGTATCGACACCCGCTCTGGGTCCAGATGGAAGAAATTGCCGAAGAGTACGGTGGCCATGGTGGTGGAGATTTCCTCGAGATCTACCGGCTCTTCGATGCGTTCAACGATGGCCGGCCACCCGACATGGACGTCTATGATGCAGCGGCCTGGAGTGCAGTGAGGCCGCTTTCGGCAACGTCCATCGAATATGGTGGCATCCCGGTCAAGTTCCCAGACTTCACTCGTGG from Halomarina salina carries:
- a CDS encoding RNA-guided endonuclease InsQ/TnpB family protein — translated: MHTHRTYRAKILNYSQVAEMLDCHGWSASKLWNVANYFSREQWDDTGEIPDEAELKRELKTHPTYKGLHSQSSQRVLEELAEAFTSWFGKRKEDARANPPGYRKKNYYDDHGNRVHEEHPRSTVTWKQKGIRHDTKNERVRLSKGTNHKDHPRDWDYILIEYETRPETTVENIQQVRAVYDPAKRQWGLHLVCKHEVDTPDAPGDETAGIDLGICNFAAVSYSTEEADLYPGNRLKQDGYYFPKEIAKCDDSGGSEATRLHAKWSERRTHIFHSLAKHIVERCVENGVCRINIGKLAGIRDDENGESKNWGRHGNLDLHGWAFDRFTKLLTYKAKVAGIEVVGVSERDTSKTCCVCGRKDDSQRVERGLYVCESCDAAFNADVNGAENIRLNINESNSESAPNLGGDRSTGWLAQPGVYLHDLSRGFQPRTEVVDCKP
- a CDS encoding Gfo/Idh/MocA family protein — translated: MQRRKYLKGMATAAGIVTVSSTGNAQVWDSDELSKGEEPKNPSPPRKGDSVMGLTDQIDTVNVGIIGLGNRGFSMTQLIDAMAPDKGVIKAICDIREKPVEEMSDWIKEEGKNDPPATYSGSKNSWRKLVQRDDLDLVFVFTPHQAHTPMAEYAMKKGKHVAVEVPAATTIQECWTLVDTAEKTQKQCVMLENVCYFDIEMWVLNMVRQGVFGDKLTYASGGYIHNLVAEYFFEAYWKDWRSKNHRKYKGDLYPTHGLGPIAFYMGINRGDRLEYIASQESPETQLTERAKELPEDHWAHGADDWANGDTTRSEILTEQDRQIHLQFDVKTNRGYSRKNELAGVDAYHEGFPSQLAVDSEGHGFVDDATYDQYYEEYRHPLWVQMEEIAEEYGGHGGGDFLEIYRLFDAFNDGRPPDMDVYDAAAWSAVRPLSATSIEYGGIPVKFPDFTRGDWQNKRKLQVMDFDTI